The proteins below come from a single Nostoc sp. KVJ3 genomic window:
- a CDS encoding single-stranded-DNA-specific exonuclease RecJ, whose amino-acid sequence MLDRPVSEFSKPTRRLPNQRWQIYPQKPEFAQKLAALINVSPIISQLLINRGIETPEQAQAFLNPESLVLPSPLEDFPDLAISLELLQNAIATQTKIAICGDYDADGMTSTALLLRSLRTLGAQVDYAIPSRMHEGYGINKRIVEEFHSEGVGLILTVDNGISAFEPVARARELGLAVIITDHHDVPQKLPPANAILNPKLIAESSPYRGVAGVGVAYILAVSLAQQLGETKGLIQPMLALFTLGTIADLAPLTGVNRRWVKRGLQHLPKSNLPGIQALIQVGGVQARAEGAGGAEEKISNPKSKIQNPKSLKPEDIGFRLGPRINAIGRIGNPQTVIELLTTDDMGVALERAMQCEQINASRQEMCQQIEQEVIAYVEAEFVTSLQQDRVLIVVQPNWHHGVIGIVASRLVERYGVPVFIGTYEDEGHIRGSARSIPEFHVFEALEYCHDLLGKFGGHKAAGGFSLPAENLQVLRSRLIEFANQCLEPQHLKPLLKIDAEVNLDRINQELYQQLNALHPCGMDNPDPVFWTPNVQVVEQKIVGKGHIKLTIAQTIDNQEYRIKAIAWRWGDYFRLPPRVDVAYKLRENYFNGNTTIELELIGVRLPIQLQQFLASPPIPSSTTFEYNQRQYTCGLYKNGIGTELRIKNSEGKVLVMQPGHIIGLLGTNRQNAKEVDLSHPQYDSIIQAALQALSVKS is encoded by the coding sequence GTGCTAGACCGACCTGTATCTGAATTCTCAAAACCTACCAGGCGTTTACCTAATCAGCGCTGGCAAATTTATCCACAAAAACCAGAATTTGCCCAAAAACTGGCGGCTTTGATTAATGTTTCACCCATTATCAGCCAGTTGTTGATTAATCGGGGGATCGAAACACCAGAACAGGCACAAGCATTTTTAAATCCAGAGTCTTTAGTTTTACCTTCGCCATTAGAAGATTTCCCAGATTTGGCGATTAGTTTGGAGTTGTTGCAAAATGCGATCGCTACTCAAACAAAAATTGCTATTTGCGGTGACTACGATGCTGATGGAATGACTAGCACTGCTCTACTTTTGCGCAGTCTCCGCACTTTAGGCGCACAAGTAGATTATGCTATTCCCAGCCGGATGCATGAAGGTTACGGTATTAATAAACGCATAGTTGAAGAATTTCACAGCGAAGGTGTAGGATTAATTCTCACTGTAGATAATGGCATCTCTGCGTTTGAACCAGTTGCGAGAGCGAGAGAACTTGGTCTAGCAGTGATTATCACCGATCACCATGATGTACCTCAAAAATTACCGCCAGCTAATGCTATCCTCAATCCTAAGCTAATAGCAGAATCGTCACCTTATCGGGGTGTTGCTGGTGTTGGTGTTGCTTACATTTTGGCAGTGTCTCTCGCACAACAGCTAGGGGAAACTAAGGGTTTGATCCAGCCGATGCTAGCACTGTTTACGCTGGGAACGATCGCAGATTTAGCTCCTTTAACTGGCGTGAATCGCCGTTGGGTAAAGCGCGGTTTACAGCATTTACCCAAATCCAACTTACCCGGAATACAGGCGTTAATTCAGGTAGGTGGCGTACAGGCGAGGGCAGAGGGAGCAGGGGGAGCAGAGGAGAAAATTTCTAATCCAAAATCCAAAATCCAAAATCCAAAATCGCTAAAGCCTGAAGATATTGGGTTTCGCCTGGGGCCAAGAATTAATGCTATTGGTCGAATTGGTAATCCCCAAACTGTGATTGAATTGCTGACTACAGATGATATGGGGGTGGCGCTGGAAAGAGCAATGCAGTGCGAACAAATAAATGCCAGTCGCCAGGAGATGTGTCAGCAAATTGAACAAGAAGTGATCGCTTATGTAGAAGCAGAATTTGTTACATCTCTACAACAAGACCGGGTATTAATTGTTGTTCAACCCAATTGGCATCACGGCGTTATTGGTATCGTCGCCTCCCGCTTGGTAGAACGCTACGGCGTTCCTGTGTTTATCGGTACTTATGAGGACGAGGGACATATACGCGGTTCAGCACGCTCAATTCCAGAGTTTCACGTGTTTGAAGCTTTGGAATATTGTCACGATTTACTAGGGAAATTTGGCGGACACAAAGCTGCTGGGGGATTCTCTCTACCAGCAGAAAATTTACAGGTGTTGCGATCGCGTTTGATTGAGTTTGCTAACCAGTGTCTTGAACCCCAACATCTTAAACCTCTGCTCAAAATTGACGCTGAAGTTAACCTCGATCGGATTAATCAGGAGCTTTACCAACAGCTTAATGCTCTCCACCCCTGCGGTATGGACAACCCCGATCCAGTTTTTTGGACACCTAATGTTCAAGTGGTTGAGCAAAAAATCGTTGGGAAAGGTCACATTAAACTGACAATTGCCCAAACTATTGATAATCAGGAGTATAGAATTAAAGCGATCGCTTGGCGTTGGGGCGACTACTTCCGCTTACCGCCGCGAGTGGATGTAGCTTACAAACTGCGAGAAAATTACTTTAACGGCAACACCACCATCGAACTAGAGTTAATCGGTGTCAGATTACCAATTCAGCTTCAACAATTTTTGGCTTCGCCACCTATACCGTCAAGCACCACCTTTGAGTACAATCAGCGACAGTATACTTGTGGTTTATATAAAAACGGTATTGGCACAGAATTAAGAATTAAAAATTCTGAAGGGAAAGTCTTAGTCATGCAGCCAGGACATATAATTGGTCTACTGGGCACTAATCGTCAAAATGCCAAAGAAGTTGATCTCTCTCACCCACAGTATGACAGTATTATTCAAGCTGCACTTCAGGCTTTATCAGTTAAGAGTTAG
- the psb30 gene encoding photosystem II reaction center protein Ycf12/Psb30 gives MFDAVSDLVNAFTSINWEVIFQLLSIALIVIAGPAVIFVLAFRNGNL, from the coding sequence ATGTTTGACGCTGTATCTGACTTGGTTAACGCTTTTACCAGTATCAATTGGGAAGTCATCTTCCAATTATTGTCTATAGCGCTAATTGTGATTGCTGGCCCAGCAGTAATCTTTGTACTGGCATTTCGCAACGGCAACTTATAA
- a CDS encoding YkgJ family cysteine cluster protein: MSTWQCVKQCGACCNLEPAERPDLDEYLSPAELELYLSMVGEDGWCVNFDHTTRECRIYSDRPRFCRVESEVFQDMYGVEPEEVNDFAIDCCRQQIEGVYGDRSFEILRFDKAVGL, translated from the coding sequence ATGTCAACTTGGCAATGTGTAAAACAATGTGGAGCGTGCTGTAATCTCGAACCAGCAGAGCGTCCAGATTTGGATGAGTATCTCTCACCAGCAGAACTAGAACTCTACCTCAGCATGGTAGGTGAAGATGGATGGTGCGTTAATTTCGACCATACCACGCGAGAATGCCGCATCTACTCAGATCGTCCTCGTTTCTGCCGTGTCGAATCAGAAGTTTTTCAAGATATGTATGGGGTTGAACCCGAAGAAGTCAACGATTTTGCTATTGACTGCTGTCGCCAGCAAATAGAAGGAGTATATGGCGATCGCAGTTTTGAAATACTACGCTTTGATAAAGCTGTTGGGCTGTAA
- a CDS encoding TMEM165/GDT1 family protein, which translates to MKLDSAPLKISGISQTEIELELRDSNDLNLTPAIAQPVQPVVVDSPQKQQSVLVVFGTTFVTIFLAEIGDKTQLSTLLMSAESHSPWVVFIGSAAALITTSLLGVLLGSWIASRVSPKTVEKSAGVMLLVISLMLFWDVFQG; encoded by the coding sequence GTGAAACTTGACTCTGCACCTTTGAAGATTTCTGGCATATCTCAGACTGAAATCGAGCTAGAACTGAGAGACAGCAATGATTTGAACTTGACTCCTGCGATCGCCCAGCCAGTTCAGCCTGTAGTTGTCGATAGTCCTCAAAAGCAGCAATCAGTGTTAGTAGTTTTTGGTACAACTTTTGTAACCATTTTTCTAGCAGAAATTGGAGATAAAACTCAGTTATCCACCCTGTTAATGAGTGCAGAATCTCATTCGCCTTGGGTGGTATTTATCGGCTCGGCGGCGGCTTTAATAACCACCAGCTTATTAGGCGTACTTTTAGGTAGTTGGATAGCTAGCCGAGTCAGCCCAAAAACCGTAGAAAAATCAGCCGGTGTGATGTTGTTAGTGATTTCTCTAATGCTCTTTTGGGATGTATTTCAAGGTTAG
- a CDS encoding TMEM165/GDT1 family protein produces the protein MDWHLLGLSFITVFLSELGDKSQLAAIALSGRSKSPHAVFFGAAGALLLTSLLGALAGGAVAELLPTRLLKAIAAVGFAILAARLLLFNNEPSTDSEPTP, from the coding sequence ATGGATTGGCATCTTTTAGGACTGAGCTTTATTACAGTTTTCTTATCAGAATTGGGTGACAAAAGTCAGCTAGCTGCGATCGCACTTTCAGGGCGTTCTAAGTCTCCACATGCAGTATTTTTTGGTGCAGCAGGTGCATTGCTATTAACAAGCCTGTTGGGGGCATTAGCAGGGGGAGCAGTAGCCGAATTATTACCTACACGGTTGTTAAAAGCGATCGCTGCTGTAGGGTTTGCCATCCTCGCTGCACGCTTGTTATTATTTAACAATGAACCATCGACAGATTCTGAACCAACACCATAA
- a CDS encoding cobalamin-binding protein produces MTDSNVRIVSLIPGGTEILATLGLVNAIVGRSHECDYPPEILNRPVCTQARLDSNASSSKINDEVNNLLQSALSIYEIKTNVLEQLQPTHILTQDQCDVCAVSLHEVEKAVARLIDSKPQIISLQPNLLQDVWADIERVGNIFGVDSVKVLENLEARVKICQQRIQGLSLNELPTVACIEWTDPLMIAANWIPELVNLAGGHSLFSVIGKPSPILPWETLLITNPDVIVFMPCGFDLNRTRQEAKLLTQRPEWEKLHATQAGRVYITDGNSYFNRPGPRLVDSLEILAEILHPEIFQYGYKGTGWELL; encoded by the coding sequence ATGACGGATAGTAATGTAAGAATAGTTTCCCTGATTCCCGGTGGAACAGAGATTTTAGCGACACTAGGGCTGGTTAATGCTATTGTGGGGCGATCGCACGAATGCGATTACCCTCCAGAAATCCTCAATCGCCCTGTTTGTACCCAAGCACGCTTAGATTCCAATGCCTCTAGCAGCAAAATTAACGATGAGGTAAATAATTTATTGCAATCTGCTCTCAGTATTTATGAAATCAAAACTAATGTTTTAGAGCAGTTGCAGCCTACCCATATTCTCACTCAAGATCAGTGCGATGTCTGTGCTGTCAGCTTACATGAGGTTGAAAAGGCAGTTGCTAGACTCATTGACAGTAAACCGCAGATTATTTCTTTACAACCCAATCTTCTCCAAGATGTTTGGGCTGATATTGAACGAGTTGGCAACATCTTTGGGGTAGACTCGGTAAAAGTCTTAGAAAATTTAGAAGCTCGTGTCAAAATATGTCAGCAAAGAATCCAAGGGCTTTCTTTAAATGAACTTCCTACTGTAGCCTGTATCGAGTGGACTGACCCTTTGATGATTGCCGCTAATTGGATTCCTGAATTAGTTAATTTGGCAGGAGGACATTCTCTATTTTCTGTTATAGGTAAGCCTTCTCCTATCTTGCCGTGGGAAACACTATTAATAACTAATCCAGATGTAATTGTTTTTATGCCTTGTGGCTTTGATTTAAATCGCACTCGCCAAGAAGCCAAATTGTTAACTCAACGTCCAGAGTGGGAAAAACTACACGCTACGCAAGCTGGTAGGGTCTACATCACTGATGGCAATTCTTATTTTAATCGTCCAGGGCCTCGACTGGTAGATTCTCTAGAAATTTTAGCTGAAATTTTGCATCCAGAAATTTTTCAATACGGCTATAAAGGAACTGGTTGGGAGCTTTTGTGA
- a CDS encoding PAS domain S-box protein, whose translation MQVVSARDITEQKQAQEALQIRENSRRKQSQTLVQLARSKTFQQGNLNAVLREITETAAQTLLVKRVGVWLYNEDRSKIECIDLYDLSTKEHSFGNSLSQKNYPVYFQALEEERTIAADDVRNDIRTQELLESYLAVLGITSLLDAPIWLEGRLVGVVCHEHIGESRQWTLEEETFAGSIADFVTLAIEASERNTVQEALRKSEAQFRAIFERSSIGIGLIDMKAQIVDINPVLCEILGYSREELSGKRFTDYISTQKGDLKLYKQLMSGIRTELKITSSLGFQPSELQEEVVERHRIEMERRCLHKNGSLVWTHISVSVIPDSNGEPEFFLAMIEDITERKETELKLRASQEAAEAANRAKSEFLTTMSHELRTPLNAIMGLSQLLQQEIVGSLNEKQSEYVSCIYSSGEHLLALINDILDLSKVEAGKEKLLISPLAVSDLCNYAIWTVRDRASEKGLQLTCEIDLEDDICIADERRIKQMLLNLLTNAIKFTPAGKVSLVVKKVPQGITFTVSDTGIGIDSNQFQFLFEPFKQLDSRLNRQYEGTGLGLALTRKLARLHGGDVTFTSTLGKGSQFTLFLPNPLLSGAMEDELDGGDGEENIA comes from the coding sequence ATGCAGGTGGTGTCAGCTAGGGATATTACAGAGCAAAAGCAGGCCCAAGAGGCTTTACAAATCAGAGAAAATAGTCGGCGCAAACAAAGCCAGACGCTAGTACAACTGGCAAGAAGTAAAACATTTCAGCAAGGTAATCTCAATGCAGTATTAAGAGAGATTACAGAAACTGCTGCTCAAACGCTTTTAGTGAAGCGAGTGGGAGTGTGGCTATATAATGAAGATCGTTCAAAAATTGAATGCATTGATTTATATGATTTAAGCACCAAGGAGCATAGCTTTGGCAACTCACTTTCGCAAAAAAATTATCCAGTTTATTTCCAGGCTTTAGAAGAAGAACGAACCATTGCCGCAGATGATGTCAGAAACGACATCAGAACCCAAGAATTATTAGAGTCTTATCTTGCTGTTTTAGGCATCACATCTCTGCTGGATGCACCAATTTGGCTAGAGGGTCGGTTAGTTGGCGTAGTGTGTCACGAACACATAGGCGAAAGTCGCCAATGGACTTTGGAAGAAGAGACTTTTGCTGGCTCGATCGCAGATTTTGTTACCCTGGCTATAGAAGCAAGCGAGCGAAACACCGTACAAGAAGCACTGCGAAAAAGCGAGGCGCAATTTCGGGCGATTTTTGAGCGTTCTTCTATCGGCATTGGACTTATAGATATGAAAGCGCAGATAGTCGATATCAATCCAGTACTGTGTGAAATTTTAGGATATAGCCGAGAAGAACTATCCGGCAAGCGCTTTACAGATTATATTTCCACACAAAAGGGAGATTTAAAACTTTACAAACAACTGATGTCAGGAATCCGCACAGAGCTAAAGATAACTTCGAGCTTGGGCTTTCAACCTTCCGAACTTCAGGAAGAGGTTGTGGAAAGACATCGCATTGAAATGGAAAGACGCTGCTTACATAAAAATGGTAGCCTAGTTTGGACTCACATATCTGTTTCTGTTATACCAGACAGCAATGGTGAACCTGAGTTTTTTCTAGCGATGATTGAGGATATTACTGAACGCAAGGAAACAGAATTGAAACTGCGTGCCTCTCAAGAAGCAGCAGAAGCTGCTAATCGAGCCAAAAGTGAATTTTTAACAACCATGAGCCACGAACTACGAACGCCTCTTAATGCGATTATGGGCTTATCACAGTTACTACAACAAGAAATAGTTGGCTCTCTGAATGAAAAACAAAGCGAATATGTAAGTTGTATATATAGTAGTGGTGAGCATTTGCTGGCACTGATTAACGATATCCTTGACTTATCTAAGGTAGAAGCAGGTAAAGAAAAGCTATTAATCTCACCTTTAGCAGTGTCCGACTTATGTAATTATGCTATATGGACAGTGCGCGATCGCGCCTCAGAAAAGGGATTACAACTCACCTGTGAAATTGACCTAGAAGATGATATTTGCATTGCTGATGAGCGGCGCATCAAGCAAATGCTCCTCAACCTGCTCACCAATGCCATTAAATTTACCCCAGCCGGCAAGGTATCGTTGGTAGTGAAAAAAGTACCCCAAGGAATAACCTTTACAGTTTCAGATACTGGAATTGGTATAGATTCAAACCAGTTTCAATTTCTATTTGAACCGTTTAAACAGCTTGACAGTCGGTTAAATCGACAATATGAAGGCACTGGTTTGGGTTTAGCTTTAACCCGCAAATTAGCGCGTTTACATGGTGGAGATGTTACTTTTACATCCACTTTGGGAAAGGGTAGTCAGTTCACTTTGTTTCTACCAAATCCCTTGCTTTCGGGAGCAATGGAGGATGAACTAGATGGGGGAGATGGGGAGGAAAATATTGCTTAA
- a CDS encoding tRNA (5-methylaminomethyl-2-thiouridine)(34)-methyltransferase MnmD, which translates to MSDLENFTPKLTADGSFTFVSQEFGESFHSHYGAKQESFFKFVEPTQLATIAQKSVLRLLDVCYGLGYNTAAALQTIWTVNPSCCVEVIGLELNPAVPQAAIAHHLFDSWDFTYTEILSQLAFEHQVQTPHLRAKLLIGDARTTIALVRQSSFWADAIFLDPFSPPQCPQLWTVEFIKQLSLCLHQDGLLATYSCAAAVRTALVSAGLAIGSTPPVGRRSPGTVAAYSGSTESKNCSRLTTLSQVEKEHLLTRAAIPYRDPQLCDPTEVIVMRRQQEQQTSSLEPTSHWRKKWLLGTQGRDFMGSSL; encoded by the coding sequence ATGTCAGACTTAGAAAATTTTACACCTAAACTCACAGCAGATGGTTCATTCACCTTTGTCTCTCAAGAGTTTGGTGAATCTTTTCACAGCCATTATGGAGCGAAGCAGGAGAGTTTTTTTAAGTTTGTGGAACCAACTCAACTGGCTACAATCGCGCAAAAATCAGTCTTGCGGTTGTTAGATGTTTGTTATGGGCTAGGATATAACACAGCTGCTGCTTTGCAGACAATTTGGACAGTGAATCCCAGTTGTTGCGTTGAAGTAATCGGTTTAGAACTGAATCCAGCAGTACCACAAGCTGCGATCGCTCACCACTTGTTCGATAGCTGGGACTTTACTTATACTGAAATTTTGTCCCAGCTTGCTTTTGAGCATCAAGTGCAAACACCTCACCTGAGAGCGAAGCTACTAATTGGTGATGCTAGAACAACCATCGCCCTAGTCCGTCAGTCGAGTTTTTGGGCAGATGCAATTTTCCTCGATCCTTTCTCACCACCACAGTGTCCTCAATTATGGACTGTTGAATTTATCAAACAACTGTCATTGTGTTTACATCAAGATGGTCTATTAGCTACCTATTCTTGTGCTGCTGCTGTACGCACAGCCCTTGTATCTGCTGGTTTAGCTATAGGTTCTACCCCACCCGTAGGTAGGCGATCGCCTGGTACTGTGGCAGCCTATTCTGGGAGTACTGAGTCCAAAAACTGCTCAAGACTGACCACTCTCTCACAAGTTGAAAAAGAACACTTGCTAACTCGTGCTGCTATCCCCTATCGCGATCCTCAATTATGCGATCCAACTGAAGTCATAGTAATGCGCCGACAACAAGAGCAACAAACCTCCTCTCTCGAACCTACCTCCCATTGGCGAAAAAAATGGCTATTGGGAACACAAGGCAGGGATTTTATGGGAAGTAGTTTGTAG
- a CDS encoding two-component system response regulator: MIQWKSNHTGFTKQIVNESNPISTVKSIGSNHAVGLQNNVEAYALGLSEEDLMLKDSQAASSWIKVDVCGDDSLVSRTLQVKGSKVNGFDLEPPKVLVVDDHAASRMTAVALLGMEGYEVIEADSGSIVVGLVTQKQPDLILLDVMMPGMDGFEVCQLLKQDEQTRLIPVIFITALNDRRSRIRGIEVGADDFLTKPFDRVELAARVKSLVRQKRLNEDLDHAEQVLFSIAMSIESRDPNTGNHCERLVKLGQVFGEYLNLSRYQIRDLMWGGYLHDIGKVGIPDAVLLKKNQLTPEDWQIMQQHVLIGEKICQPLRSMRGVIPIIRHHHERWDGSGYPDRLKGNDIPYLAQVFQLIDIYDALTSERPYKIAYTTEEALSVMREEANSGWRNPKLMQQFAEFIRSCQEK; this comes from the coding sequence GTGATTCAATGGAAATCCAACCATACTGGCTTTACAAAACAAATTGTTAATGAGTCAAACCCCATTAGCACAGTAAAGAGTATCGGTTCAAATCATGCTGTAGGATTGCAAAATAATGTGGAGGCTTATGCTTTAGGCTTATCTGAAGAAGACCTGATGCTTAAAGATAGTCAAGCTGCCTCTTCTTGGATAAAAGTTGATGTTTGTGGTGATGATTCCTTAGTCTCTAGAACACTACAAGTAAAAGGTTCTAAAGTGAATGGATTTGATTTAGAACCGCCGAAGGTTTTAGTAGTTGACGATCATGCCGCCAGTCGGATGACTGCTGTTGCCCTCTTGGGGATGGAAGGATACGAAGTGATTGAGGCAGACAGTGGTTCTATTGTTGTCGGATTGGTAACTCAAAAACAACCAGATTTGATTTTGCTGGATGTGATGATGCCAGGAATGGATGGATTTGAAGTTTGCCAACTACTAAAACAGGATGAGCAAACTAGGCTAATTCCAGTAATTTTTATTACAGCATTAAATGACAGGCGATCGCGCATTCGGGGAATTGAAGTTGGGGCAGATGATTTTCTCACCAAACCCTTTGATCGTGTAGAACTAGCGGCGCGTGTAAAGTCCTTGGTGCGGCAAAAGCGTCTAAACGAAGATTTAGATCATGCCGAACAAGTACTATTTTCCATTGCTATGTCCATTGAAAGTCGCGATCCCAACACAGGCAATCATTGTGAACGCCTGGTAAAACTAGGACAAGTTTTTGGTGAATACCTCAACCTCTCACGCTACCAAATTCGAGATTTGATGTGGGGTGGCTATCTCCACGATATCGGCAAGGTGGGTATTCCCGATGCAGTGCTATTGAAAAAAAACCAACTCACTCCCGAAGATTGGCAGATAATGCAGCAGCACGTTTTAATTGGGGAAAAAATCTGCCAGCCACTACGCAGTATGCGGGGTGTAATTCCCATTATTCGCCATCACCACGAGCGCTGGGATGGCTCAGGCTATCCTGATAGACTCAAGGGGAATGATATTCCCTATCTGGCCCAAGTATTTCAGTTAATTGATATTTACGATGCTTTAACCAGTGAACGACCTTACAAAATAGCCTATACCACAGAAGAAGCACTTTCAGTAATGCGAGAAGAAGCTAATTCCGGTTGGCGCAATCCTAAACTAATGCAGCAATTTGCCGAGTTTATTCGCTCTTGTCAAGAAAAATAG
- the glmU gene encoding bifunctional UDP-N-acetylglucosamine diphosphorylase/glucosamine-1-phosphate N-acetyltransferase GlmU — translation MVVVAILAAGRGTRMKSSLPKVLHSLGGRSLIERVLESVEPLSPSRRIAIVGYQSEEVQAAMHSIPGLEFVEQTVQLGTGHAIQQLLPHLEDYTGDLLILNGDLPLIRSETLKQMLQTHTRNQNAATILTSHISDPTGYGRVFCNDENIVQLMVEHKDCTAAQRQNQRINAGVYCFRWPDLAKMLPHLQANNAQKEYYLTDAVTQVGQVMAVDVEDYQEILGINDRLQLATASEILQKRVKEKWMLAGVTLIDPTSITIDETVELYPDVIIEPQTHLRGNTVIHTGSHIGPGSLIENSHLAENVTVQYSVVINSSVQTGSRIGPYAHLRGQVEVGAGCRVGNFVELKNTQLGDRTNAAHLSYIGDSVVGNQVNIGAGTITANYDGVKKHLTKIGDRTKTGANSVLVAPLTLGNDVYIAAGSTVTEDVPDDSLVIARSRQVVKPAWRRKS, via the coding sequence ATGGTAGTTGTAGCAATTCTAGCGGCGGGACGCGGCACACGGATGAAATCAAGCTTACCCAAAGTTTTACATTCTTTGGGGGGGCGATCGCTAATAGAAAGAGTTCTCGAAAGTGTAGAACCACTTTCACCCTCACGGCGAATCGCGATCGTGGGATATCAGTCCGAGGAAGTGCAAGCCGCCATGCATTCAATTCCCGGCTTGGAGTTTGTCGAACAGACTGTGCAACTGGGAACAGGTCACGCCATCCAACAATTACTTCCTCACTTGGAAGATTACACAGGAGATTTACTGATACTTAACGGTGATTTACCGTTGATACGCAGCGAAACTCTCAAGCAGATGTTACAAACTCATACCCGAAATCAAAACGCCGCCACTATTCTCACCTCACACATATCCGACCCTACAGGCTACGGGCGAGTTTTTTGTAACGATGAAAATATTGTGCAGCTTATGGTTGAACACAAAGATTGTACTGCTGCTCAAAGACAAAATCAGCGGATTAACGCTGGAGTTTACTGTTTCCGCTGGCCAGATTTGGCAAAAATGCTTCCTCACTTACAAGCAAACAATGCCCAAAAAGAATACTATCTTACTGATGCCGTGACTCAGGTCGGACAAGTGATGGCAGTAGATGTGGAAGATTATCAAGAAATTCTCGGCATTAACGATCGCCTACAACTGGCAACAGCATCAGAAATTTTACAAAAACGAGTCAAGGAAAAATGGATGCTAGCAGGTGTCACCCTCATCGACCCCACAAGCATTACCATTGATGAAACAGTGGAATTATACCCAGATGTCATTATTGAACCCCAAACTCACCTGCGGGGAAATACAGTAATTCACACAGGAAGTCACATTGGTCCAGGAAGTTTAATTGAAAATAGCCACTTGGCTGAAAATGTCACAGTCCAGTATTCAGTAGTAATAAATAGCAGTGTGCAGACAGGAAGCCGAATCGGCCCTTATGCTCATTTACGCGGTCAGGTAGAGGTAGGTGCTGGTTGTCGTGTGGGGAATTTTGTGGAATTGAAAAATACACAATTAGGCGATCGCACAAATGCAGCACATTTGTCATATATAGGTGATAGCGTTGTTGGTAATCAGGTAAATATTGGTGCCGGGACAATTACCGCCAATTATGACGGCGTGAAGAAACATCTTACCAAAATAGGCGATCGCACAAAAACTGGTGCCAATAGCGTTTTAGTTGCTCCACTCACTTTGGGTAATGATGTCTACATCGCAGCTGGTTCAACTGTTACAGAAGATGTGCCTGATGATTCTCTAGTGATTGCCCGTAGTCGTCAGGTGGTGAAACCAGCTTGGCGGAGGAAAAGTTAG